In one window of Borrelia anserina Es DNA:
- the plzA gene encoding c-di-GMP-binding receptor PlzA, producing the protein MFFSRKIKDYETKYRGKEIKMSTEINSFLNIKNSVELRVGTYVSRGVIYSISMNAIKLILQEDEILPVLAQNGNSGSIQLTNFDSSGDDSFFIPSLVVKLVNTSSCSVQDKEYNLLTLDFLSPIPEEFAVKIGKLLDLKLGQNQRIHERIIISKDSLRKLNIDSDKAFVEVKGVKYKCLIKDLSYGGALLISYFDYEVIDESNIDLTLSFNIAGKEVSILGKTRNLSVIQTPNGKVLALGVAFCEEKIPLDYTMLIHDYFN; encoded by the coding sequence ATGTTTTTTTCTAGAAAAATAAAAGATTATGAAACTAAATATCGAGGTAAGGAAATTAAGATGAGCACTGAAATCAACAGTTTCCTTAATATTAAAAATTCTGTTGAACTGAGAGTTGGTACTTATGTATCACGAGGTGTAATTTATTCTATTTCTATGAATGCTATTAAGCTTATTTTGCAGGAAGATGAAATTTTGCCTGTTTTAGCACAAAATGGAAATTCAGGAAGTATTCAGCTTACGAACTTTGATAGTTCTGGGGATGATTCTTTTTTTATTCCCTCTTTGGTTGTTAAGTTAGTTAATACATCTTCTTGTTCTGTTCAAGACAAGGAATATAATTTACTTACTCTAGATTTTTTATCTCCTATTCCGGAAGAGTTTGCAGTTAAGATTGGCAAACTGCTTGATTTGAAACTTGGGCAGAATCAAAGAATTCATGAGCGTATTATTATTAGTAAAGATTCACTTAGAAAACTTAATATTGATTCTGATAAAGCTTTTGTTGAAGTTAAGGGTGTTAAGTATAAATGTTTGATTAAAGATCTATCTTATGGAGGTGCACTTTTAATATCCTATTTTGATTATGAGGTAATAGATGAAAGTAATATTGATTTGACTTTAAGTTTTAATATTGCAGGCAAGGAAGTGTCTATTTTGGGTAAGACAAGAAATTTGAGTGTTATTCAAACTCCTAATGGTAAAGTTTTAGCTTTAGGTGTTGCATTCTGTGAAGAAAAGATTCCCCTTGACTATACTATGTTAATTCATGATTATTTTAATTAG
- a CDS encoding tetratricopeptide repeat protein, translating to MLKNIVYISLPENFTSQIKDFMFDPRILLPVEVGDVQNFSQDELSFEAVISAILKISAYDQGNINFPYYKELLLALNPNIVNTLIHVGITKIDEGDYNLALEIFLALKGIDGENEVLLVNLALLYEKMAENFLRVEQDMDALNSNQNALKIYERLLELENPNENVFVNAGFFFVKQYKLDKAQELLKHYLKISNNLRLKSKVNEVLNAIGVHKGLALNLERVYNLIILSKEDEAISELVELLKYHGDSWNAWFLLGWGYRRKGFYSEAKDAFLRVLSFKAKNVDAMNELAICFMGLFEFNDSLKYLLRALKLEPDNIKVILNLGILYLKMEHREEAKGCFKIVLEYDAINPIALKYLELLGG from the coding sequence ATGCTTAAAAATATTGTTTATATTTCTCTTCCAGAAAATTTTACAAGTCAAATTAAAGATTTTATGTTTGATCCTAGGATACTTCTGCCCGTTGAGGTTGGTGATGTTCAGAATTTTTCTCAGGATGAACTTAGTTTTGAAGCTGTTATTTCTGCGATCCTTAAAATTTCGGCTTATGATCAAGGTAATATTAATTTCCCTTATTATAAGGAGCTTCTTTTGGCTTTAAATCCCAATATTGTCAATACGCTTATTCATGTTGGAATTACTAAAATTGATGAGGGGGATTATAATTTGGCACTTGAGATTTTTCTGGCATTAAAAGGTATTGATGGTGAGAATGAGGTTCTTCTTGTTAATTTGGCATTATTATATGAGAAGATGGCTGAAAATTTCTTAAGAGTTGAACAAGATATGGATGCTCTGAATAGTAATCAAAATGCTTTAAAGATTTATGAGAGACTTTTAGAACTTGAAAATCCAAATGAAAATGTTTTTGTAAATGCTGGCTTTTTCTTTGTTAAGCAATACAAATTGGACAAGGCACAAGAGTTGCTTAAGCATTATTTGAAAATTTCTAATAATTTAAGATTAAAGAGTAAGGTAAATGAAGTTTTAAATGCTATCGGAGTTCATAAAGGTTTGGCCTTAAATCTTGAGAGAGTATATAATCTAATAATTTTGTCAAAGGAAGATGAAGCTATTTCTGAACTTGTTGAACTGTTAAAATATCATGGAGATTCTTGGAATGCTTGGTTTTTACTTGGATGGGGGTATAGAAGAAAGGGGTTTTATTCTGAGGCAAAAGATGCTTTTCTTAGAGTATTATCTTTTAAAGCTAAAAATGTCGATGCTATGAATGAGCTTGCAATCTGTTTTATGGGACTTTTTGAATTTAATGATAGTCTTAAATATTTACTTAGAGCTTTAAAACTTGAACCTGATAATATAAAAGTTATTTTAAATCTTGGGATTCTTTATCTAAAGATGGAACATAGAGAAGAGGCTAAGGGTTGTTTTAAAATAGTTCTTGAATATGATGCAATTAATCCTATTGCCCTTAAATATTTAGAACTGTTAGGTGGGTAA
- a CDS encoding L-threonylcarbamoyladenylate synthase produces the protein MKTEIIEQSEISKAAKFIRTGELVVFPTETVYGIGANAYNDDAVRMIFLVKRRPITNPLIVHVESIEKINELVEHIPKSALILMQRFTPGPITFILKNAGKISNFISGGLDSIAVRIPSEPVAIQLIKMSGVPIAAPSANLSRRPSSTNFKMAISELDGLVKGIIKKDGESKIGIESTVIRFDLKGNISILRPGLITKEMIEKELKGEFKVEYSTGKEMLSKSPGNLLEHYRPRIPVYLFKKTDNIKQYALRKDTKVLIMRDTLNSYWFNSFWNMNNICVFNTLEEYAKNIYKVFVESEKEYNQIIAELVDDSQLGYSINNRLKKASLNKFIS, from the coding sequence ATGAAAACAGAAATCATAGAACAATCGGAAATAAGTAAGGCAGCAAAATTTATAAGAACAGGAGAGCTAGTAGTATTTCCTACAGAAACAGTCTATGGAATTGGTGCTAATGCATACAATGATGATGCAGTGCGAATGATCTTTCTAGTAAAAAGACGTCCTATTACAAACCCTTTAATAGTGCATGTCGAATCAATAGAAAAGATAAATGAGCTTGTAGAGCACATACCAAAAAGTGCGCTGATTTTAATGCAAAGATTCACCCCAGGCCCAATAACATTTATATTAAAGAATGCAGGCAAAATATCTAACTTCATAAGCGGAGGACTTGACAGCATAGCAGTAAGAATACCATCAGAACCTGTAGCCATACAGTTAATCAAGATGAGCGGAGTTCCAATAGCAGCTCCATCAGCAAACTTATCAAGACGTCCCAGCTCTACCAATTTTAAAATGGCAATTAGTGAACTCGATGGTTTAGTTAAGGGGATCATCAAAAAAGATGGAGAGTCAAAAATTGGCATAGAATCAACCGTTATAAGATTCGATCTTAAAGGAAACATATCAATACTAAGACCAGGTTTAATCACAAAAGAAATGATAGAAAAAGAACTTAAAGGAGAATTTAAAGTTGAATATTCAACAGGAAAGGAAATGCTATCCAAATCACCTGGAAATTTACTAGAACATTACAGACCACGCATACCCGTTTATCTATTTAAGAAAACAGATAATATAAAACAGTATGCATTAAGAAAAGACACAAAAGTGCTCATTATGCGAGATACTCTTAATTCATATTGGTTTAATAGTTTTTGGAATATGAATAATATTTGCGTATTTAATACATTAGAAGAATATGCAAAAAACATTTATAAAGTATTTGTAGAATCTGAGAAAGAATACAACCAAATAATTGCTGAACTTGTAGATGACAGCCAACTTGGATACTCAATTAATAATAGACTTAAGAAAGCCAGTCTGAATAAATTTATTAGTTAA
- a CDS encoding septal ring lytic transglycosylase RlpA family protein, producing MISFFDIMGIRFRFLFLFFAVAQLNSATVGLASWYGEAFHGKSTANGEKFDMTALTAAHKELPFNTIVKVTNLLNNRTVVVRINDRGPFRKDRIIDLSKSAAEKLDFLGIGVAPVKIEVLEQLNEKSITAQESKKTFKVVDPSKDDSVIADSKLNIGSSLNKDHSEVAEKILDNSTREPDFYIQVGSYKTKDYAQRAYKILQKTGLNVLVNSHGPFFTVFVPTYADDVHRNVELIKSAGYKDILVRKTKIPGDNVSID from the coding sequence ATGATAAGCTTTTTTGATATTATGGGTATTAGATTTAGGTTTTTATTTTTGTTTTTTGCTGTTGCTCAGTTGAACAGTGCTACTGTGGGACTTGCTTCATGGTATGGAGAAGCTTTTCATGGCAAGTCTACTGCTAATGGTGAAAAATTTGATATGACAGCTCTTACGGCTGCTCATAAAGAACTTCCATTTAATACTATTGTAAAAGTTACTAATTTACTTAATAATAGGACAGTTGTTGTAAGAATTAATGATAGGGGGCCTTTTAGGAAAGATCGAATAATTGATTTGTCAAAATCTGCTGCTGAAAAGCTAGATTTTCTGGGTATAGGAGTTGCACCTGTAAAAATTGAAGTATTGGAACAATTGAATGAAAAAAGCATTACAGCTCAAGAATCTAAGAAAACTTTTAAGGTAGTTGATCCTTCTAAGGATGATTCTGTTATTGCAGATTCAAAGTTAAATATAGGTTCTTCTTTAAATAAAGATCATTCTGAGGTTGCAGAAAAAATCCTAGATAATTCAACTAGAGAACCAGACTTTTACATACAAGTTGGTTCTTATAAGACTAAAGATTATGCTCAAAGGGCTTATAAAATACTTCAGAAAACTGGGCTTAATGTTTTAGTAAATTCTCATGGCCCTTTTTTTACAGTATTCGTTCCTACTTATGCTGATGATGTTCATAGGAATGTTGAACTTATTAAATCTGCGGGATATAAGGATATTTTGGTAAGAAAGACTAAGATTCCAGGTGATAATGTTTCTATAGATTAG
- a CDS encoding ATP-dependent DNA helicase, translated as MKLIEYILTKAELNIKGFVKRNTQLKMIEKIRKAFQNEQFLVIEAPTGTGKSLAYLIAAIDFIQKTQEKVIISTASINLQEQLIKKDIESLAKIIPFKMKFGIIKGMRNYLCLRRLEELENNLLKHTFNKKNLEELIYWAQNTKIGDKDELNFIDEQIWEEVSANPETCSGLTCPDENKCFFKKARRKILECDIIITNHHLLLTDLYIKNEILKEKENYKNDSEKNDEEINLILPNIKNMIIDEAHYLEEAARTLFSRNFSRIGIKQIFTKIDKIIKKQNINSKYKTNVEIATMLSFENIEYAIKTQKNFPSIYRVTNDIHKTDFYTQIKTHLKEIIYNLENYKATVMSITKDMENKTAKIEIDRLIRNIESKESLIKNFISENQYDNLCSWIENKKNTPIFKTSEIDLGPELNKIMYKRAKRIIFTSATLMINQSFSYFLNQTGLNSTDQNITTEKLPYSFPYKEKSILTVISNIEDPTKEEKFLNQSTQYIKELAMLNKGGTLILLTSFKSLEYVGKNIKDFLLENDINLFIQGELPKNELINSFKESTKKSVLIGIKNFWEGIDIKGDKLTMVIIPKLPFQTPSNPILIAKKELAKKSDKNFFTQETLPQAIMKFKQGFGRLIRDSKDYGIIVCFDKRIFEKNYGKLFIYSLPKIKTYYSTFENIKLTINTFFKNIDQNTNL; from the coding sequence TTGAAATTAATTGAATATATACTAACAAAAGCAGAATTAAACATCAAAGGCTTTGTAAAGAGAAATACACAATTAAAAATGATAGAAAAAATAAGAAAAGCCTTTCAAAATGAACAATTTTTAGTCATTGAAGCACCAACAGGAACTGGAAAAAGCCTTGCTTATCTAATTGCTGCTATTGATTTCATTCAAAAAACACAAGAAAAAGTAATAATCTCAACAGCATCTATTAATCTTCAAGAACAACTCATTAAAAAAGACATCGAGTCTTTGGCAAAAATCATCCCTTTTAAAATGAAGTTTGGAATCATTAAAGGCATGAGGAACTATCTCTGTCTTCGTAGACTTGAAGAACTTGAAAACAACCTCCTAAAACATACATTCAACAAAAAAAACTTAGAAGAATTAATATACTGGGCACAAAATACAAAAATAGGAGATAAAGACGAACTCAATTTCATAGATGAACAAATATGGGAGGAAGTATCGGCAAATCCTGAGACATGTTCAGGTCTCACATGCCCCGATGAAAATAAATGCTTTTTTAAAAAGGCAAGAAGAAAAATACTAGAATGTGATATTATCATCACTAATCATCATCTACTCCTAACTGATCTTTATATAAAAAACGAAATATTAAAAGAAAAAGAAAACTATAAAAATGACTCTGAAAAAAATGATGAAGAGATTAATTTAATCTTACCTAATATAAAAAATATGATAATTGATGAAGCACACTATTTAGAAGAAGCTGCAAGAACTCTATTTAGCAGAAATTTTTCAAGAATCGGGATAAAACAAATTTTTACAAAGATAGATAAAATAATAAAAAAACAAAACATAAATAGTAAATACAAAACAAATGTCGAAATTGCAACGATGCTAAGCTTCGAAAATATAGAATATGCAATAAAAACACAAAAAAATTTTCCATCAATCTATAGAGTTACTAATGACATACATAAAACAGATTTTTACACACAAATTAAAACACACCTAAAAGAGATAATATATAACTTAGAAAATTATAAAGCTACTGTAATGTCAATAACAAAAGATATGGAAAACAAAACAGCAAAAATTGAAATAGACAGATTAATTCGAAATATAGAATCTAAAGAATCATTAATTAAAAATTTCATCTCTGAAAACCAATATGACAATCTTTGTTCTTGGATAGAAAATAAAAAAAATACACCCATATTTAAAACATCAGAGATTGATTTAGGTCCTGAACTAAACAAAATTATGTATAAAAGAGCAAAAAGAATAATTTTTACCTCAGCTACTCTCATGATAAATCAATCATTTTCATACTTTTTAAATCAAACTGGACTAAACTCAACTGACCAAAACATCACAACTGAAAAATTGCCATACTCCTTCCCTTATAAAGAAAAATCAATACTCACAGTTATATCAAATATTGAAGATCCTACTAAAGAAGAAAAATTTCTAAACCAATCAACACAATATATTAAAGAACTCGCAATGTTAAACAAAGGCGGGACCTTAATTCTTCTAACCTCATTTAAGAGTTTAGAATATGTAGGCAAAAACATTAAAGATTTCTTACTTGAAAATGATATAAACCTCTTCATACAAGGAGAACTTCCAAAAAATGAACTAATAAACTCTTTTAAAGAATCAACAAAAAAAAGTGTACTTATAGGAATAAAAAACTTTTGGGAAGGAATTGACATTAAAGGAGATAAATTAACAATGGTAATAATTCCCAAACTGCCATTTCAAACTCCTTCAAATCCTATTTTAATAGCAAAAAAAGAATTAGCCAAAAAATCGGATAAAAATTTCTTTACGCAAGAAACACTGCCACAAGCAATAATGAAATTCAAACAAGGATTTGGAAGATTAATTAGAGATTCAAAAGACTATGGAATTATAGTATGCTTTGATAAAAGAATCTTCGAAAAAAATTATGGCAAACTATTTATCTACTCCTTACCTAAAATTAAGACTTATTACTCAACTTTTGAAAATATCAAACTAACAATAAATACATTCTTTAAAAATATAGATCAGAATACTAATCTATAG